A window of Rhododendron vialii isolate Sample 1 chromosome 11a, ASM3025357v1 genomic DNA:
GTTTTTGTTATGAAACTTCGTTAAGTATTTAAAGCCATGggaacaaaatttaatttaaacaaaatacGAGATTCAACTCGTAAATATTTATCTCACTTACGATTACGAGAAACGTGGATCCCTTACGATTACAAGAAATGCGGATCTTCACATTCGTATGTAAAACATAAGGTAACAAACTCTTTTATTCATATACCATATATTTAGTTTTCTAAACAAAAAAGATGTAAGATCAGAACACATAAGTTTTTCAACCTAATGATGTTTACCTAGCTGATAAGCGGGTGAATACAAAACGTTATCCTCACTTGTGATTGGTTAAAACAATGGGATAGTTCCCACTTAAAAGAGTGAACCCCATAGTGTTAGCCAATCGCAAATAAGAATAATCATTCACCCACCTATCAGGTAGGTAAACGCGCTTGTTTTGGAATTTCTTGGGCTAATCTCACCTTCATGTGGATCCAAACCACTTAGAATGAAACGAGGACTGGTAAGAAACCAACAACAAAAGCACCACCACCAAGATGGCAACACCCCAAGGTGAGCCCCCACTTTGTTGGGCCGGGCCATGCTCGGGTCGCAAAGCCCGTAAGCCGAACCTCAAACTGGTTAATGCTGGAAGAACGACGAAGATGAGCAATACAGGCAGCATAACGAGGAACAGATGAAAGTTGACCATGGTGTGTTGCATCTGTGCCTTGTAGTTTGTATATTGGGAGAGTGACAGCAAGAAGATGACAATGGCGAAAACGGCTAGCAGCGGGAGCGGTGGGGTGGAGACGGAGGTCAGAGTCTGAATTGTCCACCCCTGTTTCCACTCTGGACCTCTCCTCTTTGGGTACAACCATTCCatctctgatctctctctctatagttGTCCATTAATGGTTTATATAAGTGATGATATATAGGCTGGGTTGGCTTTACGATCATGGGTGACTTTAGCATATATGCTTTGAGTATGGATTCCTCCTAACCTACTTTATTTTGTACTAATGCCTACTCAAGAAGCTGATTCCTCTATATCGGAAACTTTTGGTTTGTTCCCTGAAGATAGTAGAGGCTTGAGTAAACAGGACGAGAGTATCACTGCCATAAAGTatacaaaaaccaaactaagCCTTTCCTATAACCATAATGGAAATATGAAGGAAAACCCAAGAGAATTGCTCACATGATCAATTTACCAATCTATCCATCCAAATTAGCAACAAATTAATGAAAGCACTCGGGCAATTAGCCGACCCTTCCTACTTCAAAAACATAGTCAAAAAACTAATCTCTGAATAGAAGCTTTGACAAGCTTGTGGATTGATACTAAACCATTATGCAAGGTCAGGTGGGAAAAGGGTTTTCGATACGAAGCCAAGCCAAGTGGATGAATGCCGGATAAAAGTTCGGGGTAAAACAAGTGTCAGGCTTAAAACAAGATCATACTCCATAATCCACAGTAAAGAGTCCACTTGTAAAGTATGAGTATGACACAAACCATGTTCATAGATGCTAAAAACATGCGGTGCCTAATTTTCTTATTCTCATGGGGAATCAGCCAAGTATCAAACTTGATCATATATGCCAACCAGTT
This region includes:
- the LOC131308034 gene encoding uncharacterized protein LOC131308034 — its product is MEWLYPKRRGPEWKQGWTIQTLTSVSTPPLPLLAVFAIVIFLLSLSQYTNYKAQMQHTMVNFHLFLVMLPVLLIFVVLPALTSLRFGLRALRPEHGPAQQSGGSPWGVAILVVVLLLLVSYQSSFHSKWFGST